The stretch of DNA TACGTTGCTTGATTTCCCAAACTGTTTTATACAGCTCTTTAATATGCTGAGGAATTTCTTTGATATCTTGAATTGATCCTTCTGCAGCAATAATCTTATTTTTCATTTGGCCATCCCACAGATTAAGAGCAACCAAATCTTTTAACAAGTGCTTGTTCACCACGATGAATTCACCGGATAGTACACGACGAACATAAATATTTGAAGTGTATGGTTCAAAACATTCGTTGTTACCAAATATCTGTGATGTTGACGCTGTTGGCATCGGTGCAACTAATAAAGAGTTACGAATACCGTATTTTTTGATTTCTTTTTTCAATCCGTCAAAATCCCAACGTTTGCTAGGGGTAACATTCCACATGTCATATTGAAGGATACCCTTTGAGGATGGAGAACCTTCATAAGTTTCATATGGTCCATCCACTTTTGCAAGGTCTTTTGATGCAGATAATGCTGCGAAGTAAATGGTTTCGGCAATTTCGCGGTTCAAACTTTGTGCTTCAGCAGACTCAAAAGGATGGCGTAACATGATGAAAACATCTGCCAAACCTTGAATACCCAAACCAACCGGACGGTGGCGGAGGTTAGAGTTGCGAGCCTCTTCAACAGGATAGTAGTTGCCGTCTATAATCTTGTTAAGATTAAGCGTTGCCTGGTAAGTTACTTCGTATAATTTTTGGTGATCAAACTCACCGTTGATAACAAATTTTGGTAATGAAATAGAAGCCAGGTTACATACTGCAACTTCATCTTCAGCAGTATACTCCATAATTTCAGTACACAAGTTAGAAGACTTGATTGTACCTAAATTTTGCTGATTCGATTTTTTGTTAGCAGCATCTTTGTAAAGCATGTACGGAGTTCCGGTTTCAATTTGAGAATCCATAATAGCGAACCAGAGTTCCTGAGCTTTAACCGTTTTACGAGCTTTACCTTCTTTTTCGTAACGCTCATATAATGCCTCAAAATCGTCTCCATAGGTGTCGTATAAACCAGGAGCTTCGTGCGGACAGAATAAGCTCCACTCACCATTCGATTCAACACGTTTCATGAACAAGTCTGGAATCCATAACGCGTAGAATAGATCGCGTGCACGTAATTCTTCCTTACCGTGGTTTTTACGTAAGTCTAAGAAGTCAAAAATGTCGGCGTGCCAAGGTTCTAAGTAGATAGCAAAAGCTCCTTTACGCTTACCACCTCCTTGATCAACGTAACGTGCAGTGTCATTAAATACACGTAACATAGGAACAATACCATTGGACGTTCCATTAGTTCCGCTGATGTAAGAACCTGTTGCACGAATATTATGGATGCTTAAGCCAATACCACCTGCTGATTGTGAAATTTTGGCAGTTTGTTTTAATGTATCATAAATCCCTTCTATGCTATCATCCTTCATTGTTAATAAGAAACAAGACGACATCTGAGGTTTTGGAGTTCCGGCGTTAAATAGGGTAGGAGTTGCATGGGTAAACCATTTTTCCGACATCAGATTGTAAGTTTTGATAACCGAATCGATGTCTTCTTTATGGATGCCAACAGCCACACGCATATACATGTGTTGAGGACGTTCTGCCACTCGACCATTGAGTTTTAACAGATACGAACGTTCAAGCGTTTTAAATCCAAAATAATCAAAAGCAAAATCACGATCGTAAATGATGTTTGAATCTAACGTATCAGCGTTTTGGCGGATAATTTCAATTACATCATCTGAAAGCAATTGTGCATTTAAGCCTGTTTTTGGATCAATATAATTGTATAGTCGTTCCATGGTTTTTGAAAACGACTTTTCAGTATTCTTATGTAAGTTAGACACAGCGATACGCGAGGCCAACAATGCGTAGTCAGGGTGTTTAACGGTTAATGAAGCAGCTGTTTCGGCAGCTAAATTATCAAGTTCAGAAGTTGTTACGCCATCGTACAAACCTTCAATCACTTTTTTAGCTACATCAATAGAATCAACATGGTTACTATCGAGTCCATAGCTTAATTTTTCTATCCTGGCGGTGATTTTGTCAAATTTCACCGATTCAGTTCTGCCGTCGCGTTTAATTACAAACATAGTTTAGAGGTTAGAAGCGTTTTATAGTTTATTGCTTTTGGGTATGAATGCCGTTGTGCTGTTCGGCACTCACTGCAATTGGTTTATTTTTAGCTAATTATTTAGAGCCCACACATTTTAAGCCCGAGTCAAATGCTCTGCTAATTAAAAGTCCTCATCCAGTGAGAAAATGTTACTGTCTTTATCAGACAGGACACCACTCTTCTGATAATCACCAACTCGTTTTTCAAAGAAATTGGTTTTCCCTTGTAATGAAATCATTTCCATGAAGTCGAAAGGGTTAGTTGCATTATAGATTTTTGAATATCCTAAGGCATTTAACCATCTGTCGGCCACGAATTCTATGTATTGTTGCATTAATTTGGCATTCATGCCGATTAATGCAACAGGTAATGCATCTGTAATAAATTGCTTTTCAATTTCTACTGCATCTGTAATTATTTGATGAACACGTTCCTCAGACAATTTGTTGATTAACATACTGTACAATAAGCATGCAAACTCACAGTGAGAACCTTCATCACGAGAAATAAGCTCATTTGAGAACGTTAGCCCCGGCATTAAGCCTCGTTTTTTCAACCAGAAAATTGAACAGAAAGAACCTGAGAAAAATATACCCTCAACTGCGGCAAAAGCTACCAGTCGTTCCGCAAAGGTTCCGTTTTCAATCCATCTTAACGCCCACTCAGCTTTTTGCTTAACACAAGGAACGGTTTCAATGGCGTTGAACAAACGGTTTTTTTCAGCTGTATCTTTCACATAGGTGTCGATTAACAAAGCATATGTTTCAGAATGGATGTTTTCCATCATGATCTGGAAACCATAATAACAACGAGCTTCAGGAATCTGAACTTCGCTCATAAAGTTTACAGCAAGGTTTTCGTTCACAATACCATCGCTGGCAGCAAAAAATGCCAATACATGTGAAATGAAGTGTCGCTCCCCATCATTAAAATTCTCCCAATCCTTCAAGTCAAGTGAAAGGTCAATTTCTTCAGCCGTCCAGAAACTGGCTTCAGCCTTTTTATACATCTCCCATATTTCGGGATATTTAATAGGAAGCAATACAAATCGCTCCTTATTTTCTTGTAAAAGTGGCTCTTGAACGTTTTTCATATATTTTCTACTAAAATTCGTTTATTATCAATTTACTTCGTTAAACCCGACAGTTTTACCGTTCGCCCGGTTGTGACCTGCGTTCGGATAACATTTTTGTTATTAATGTCAATTAAAAAACTGGTGGTTTAATTTAACTTGTTGCATGTAGTTAATACCTCTGAAAAGCCCAATTTGTTTTGAATTTTTCAGTGTATCTACGGTCAGAATTCGGTAGGAATTACTGCCGTGCGACGTACTTTTTTAAGAGTGCCCCGGCTAATCGGCTGATTGTGAGTGCGGATAGCGGGGGGCTTATATAGCCAAAGAACGAAACCAAAAATAATTAGGAAGTGACCAAAATCAGATTTTCTTTTTCAACAAAATGTTAGGAACATAATGGGCTGTTTTTCAGAAAATTGTTTTCTGAGATTGTATACAAGGAAACTTTAATTTTTTTTAAAACTATTTTTTAAGTATGAAAGTACTATTAAAGACTTATTTGTTTGAATTTCAGGAAAGTAATTTTTGACGAAGTAAAAACTCCAATTGATCATTTGCCTGTTCCAGATCTTCAGTTAACTGTCGGTTCATTTTTCTAAGCGTATATACTTCAAAAGCTGTTTCAATATTATGGCGAAGTTCTTCTTCATCCCAGGGTTTGCTAATGTAGCGGTATACTTGCCCTTTATTAATTGCATCAATAACAGCTGAAATATCAGCATATCCAGTTAGTAACATTCTGATTGGGTCTGGAAAAGTGTCTATGATGGAGGCTAAAAATTCAATTCCTGTAATTTGGGGCATTCGTTGGTCGGTAATGAGCACATGAATTTCATTTTGCTCAAGTATTTTACGCCCTTCTTCAGCAGAATCTGCTGTAAATACATTATATAACCGACGAAAACTAGCTTTAAATGCTGTTAAATTGTGTAATTCGTCATCTATATACAATACATTTATTTGTTCCTGACTCATAATTATTATTTGTTACTACAAAGATTCGAATATCCTCTATAAAATTCTATCTTCGAAAATATTTGCTCTACTTTTACGCCCAACAATTAAACCCCTAACAAAAACCATAACCATGAGCGTTGCTGTGGACTTTTCGCAATTATTGCGTTACAAAGTTCGTGAATCTAATTCACGAACTAATGATCACGTGCCTGAATTTTTTAGGCTAAATAATGTTCTTGATGCTGAAAAATTCTACCATCTACTCCAATTCAACTCAGCTGTAAAGGTTTACGATGAACTTAACAGTCAACTCAAAGAATTGTTGAAGTTAAGAAATGTTGGTCAACAATTTTCTGATCAAGACCTGCAACAGTTAGTTAATGAACATTTAAAAAAT from Solitalea canadensis DSM 3403 encodes:
- a CDS encoding response regulator, whose amino-acid sequence is MSQEQINVLYIDDELHNLTAFKASFRRLYNVFTADSAEEGRKILEQNEIHVLITDQRMPQITGIEFLASIIDTFPDPIRMLLTGYADISAVIDAINKGQVYRYISKPWDEEELRHNIETAFEVYTLRKMNRQLTEDLEQANDQLEFLLRQKLLS
- a CDS encoding ribonucleoside-diphosphate reductase subunit alpha, whose amino-acid sequence is MFVIKRDGRTESVKFDKITARIEKLSYGLDSNHVDSIDVAKKVIEGLYDGVTTSELDNLAAETAASLTVKHPDYALLASRIAVSNLHKNTEKSFSKTMERLYNYIDPKTGLNAQLLSDDVIEIIRQNADTLDSNIIYDRDFAFDYFGFKTLERSYLLKLNGRVAERPQHMYMRVAVGIHKEDIDSVIKTYNLMSEKWFTHATPTLFNAGTPKPQMSSCFLLTMKDDSIEGIYDTLKQTAKISQSAGGIGLSIHNIRATGSYISGTNGTSNGIVPMLRVFNDTARYVDQGGGKRKGAFAIYLEPWHADIFDFLDLRKNHGKEELRARDLFYALWIPDLFMKRVESNGEWSLFCPHEAPGLYDTYGDDFEALYERYEKEGKARKTVKAQELWFAIMDSQIETGTPYMLYKDAANKKSNQQNLGTIKSSNLCTEIMEYTAEDEVAVCNLASISLPKFVINGEFDHQKLYEVTYQATLNLNKIIDGNYYPVEEARNSNLRHRPVGLGIQGLADVFIMLRHPFESAEAQSLNREIAETIYFAALSASKDLAKVDGPYETYEGSPSSKGILQYDMWNVTPSKRWDFDGLKKEIKKYGIRNSLLVAPMPTASTSQIFGNNECFEPYTSNIYVRRVLSGEFIVVNKHLLKDLVALNLWDGQMKNKIIAAEGSIQDIKEIPQHIKELYKTVWEIKQRTLIDMAADRGAYTCQSQSLNLFVQSPNNAKLTSMHFYAWKKGLKTGMYYLRTQAANAAVKFTVEKQAEKQLEPMVQHTGVEEEITGPVCTMEEGCVTCSA
- a CDS encoding ribonucleoside-diphosphate reductase small subunit, producing the protein MKNVQEPLLQENKERFVLLPIKYPEIWEMYKKAEASFWTAEEIDLSLDLKDWENFNDGERHFISHVLAFFAASDGIVNENLAVNFMSEVQIPEARCYYGFQIMMENIHSETYALLIDTYVKDTAEKNRLFNAIETVPCVKQKAEWALRWIENGTFAERLVAFAAVEGIFFSGSFCSIFWLKKRGLMPGLTFSNELISRDEGSHCEFACLLYSMLINKLSEERVHQIITDAVEIEKQFITDALPVALIGMNAKLMQQYIEFVADRWLNALGYSKIYNATNPFDFMEMISLQGKTNFFEKRVGDYQKSGVLSDKDSNIFSLDEDF